A genome region from Nicotiana tabacum cultivar K326 chromosome 13, ASM71507v2, whole genome shotgun sequence includes the following:
- the LOC107782831 gene encoding uncharacterized protein At4g38062-like: METVHEALDETKLEIEKLRENYQSKAEFCDNLKRAHNELVTKNQEANLKVEKLTHELTGKEDELAVTKQLYEAIETKLKDKETAVRHLSSINDKLRADYAEMLRKCEEENKGLALALDDANATDMDLEHQIRSLKQEIEGLREVASASQKKKSSEAEKRAKDSKELRNNNDMLLDMEEENRKLADQLKWRKEQFMNLEEAHGKLRQQLQKCEEENKGLALALDGANSNNMDQEQQIRSLKQEVEGLREFVSASQKKSSEAEKRAKASKEPRHNDDMLLDMEEENRKLADQLKWKKEQFSHLEEAHGKLRQQLRKYEEDNRGLALALDGANATNLDQEQQIRSLKQEIEGLREFLSSSQKKSSEAEKRANVSKELRHNDNVLLEMEEENKKLTDQLKWKKEQFSHLEEAYGKLRQQHREEEKEWVKERCTLLDEISKLQLNLDSQLRISKDLESRLWMCNQALAHEESRRKLLEVQLAESKTSFDSVCAEYEESKSTIESLTSQRDKEIANLRDILGTRDTLHKEMEYQFRRLEQENHELMTSLKEFQEAKIQEAGASSCSLSKLRNKLKGVELVHKDCFSNLKAKEAEWASKLEQLTWELNCCKSSLQSKGTLITELQEELETCELLTLQLTLQNEETSMMLLVLKSQFLELHQRVADDYASMELGKREGAENISTLIKQLNTKNEALVRVQKDLEKEREKVALLSEKVESLNSEEQQQQLPLQREVDTLKKMLKEASASQHHLKEQVLHTKSDLKQVRDALDRANEELAESFSEGNELEFELQVWKSVAEKLKANLEENHQMRRQVEASLLAQADVEFDLKLETESLELKLAEKDRRVTELQQQLFDLNEELTRREQKTLLNVEDKTISQDLQKEVEYLEQEWVRKELEGAILAQVEAETKHKNEKESLHQLVEEKDHRIYDLQKEVEYLEQEWVRKKELEGAILAKVEAETKHKNEKESLHQLVEEKDHRIYDLQQLVNSLEIEFESSTSSFSVRLSEMQAEVDMFHKTWEKMRTAEILKEIEIQMRNLVIAELENNLSDSVGERTELEAELEAKRSETDMLQLRLEKQIRSSDIVIKKLHGEKAKLLDDVNKLSSDKDKLLDTFMGLLERTDLISKEDMQLSVSLERMVQNCDNNSMLETDLKWDNEFDPVKENKSRQPSTPTKRLEAIIDDRSPLRSLNN; the protein is encoded by the coding sequence ATGGAAACAGTACATGAAGCACTAGATGAGACCAAACTTGAAATTGAAAAGCTCAGGGAAAACTACCAAAGTAAAGCTGAGTTCTGCGATAACTTGAAACGAGCCCACAACGAGCTGGTAACCAAGAATCAGGAGGCTAATTTGAAAGTAGAGAAGCTCACTCATGAATTGACTGGGAAAGAAGATGAACTTGCTGTCACGAAACAACTGTACGAAGCAATTGAGACGAAACTAAAAGATAAGGAGACTGCTGTCAGGCATCTAAGCTCTATAAATGATAAGCTTCGTGCTGACTATGCTGAGATGCTTCGGAAATGTGAAGAAGAGAATAAAGGGTTGGCATTGGCTTTAGATGATGCCAATGCAACCGATATGGATTTGGAGCATCAGATTCGTTCTCTCAAACAAGAAATTGAGGGGCTAAGGGAAGTTGCATCGGCTTCACAGAAGAAAAAGTCCTCGGAAGCTGAGAAGAGAGCCAAAGACTCCAAAGAGCTGAGAAACAATAATGACATGCTACTGGATATGGAGGAGGAAAACAGGAAGCTCGCAGATCAACTAAAATGGAGGAAGGAACAGTTCATGAATCTGGAGGAGGCTCATGGCAAGCTCAGGCAACAGCTTCAAAAATGTGAAGAAGAGAATAAAGGGCTGGCATTGGCTTTAGATGGTGCTAACTCAAATAATATGGATCAGGAGCAACAGATTCGTTCTCTCAAACAAGAAGTTGAGGGGCTTAGGGAATTTGTATCTGCTTCACAGAAAAAGTCCTCGGAAGCTGAGAAGAGAGCCAAAGCATCCAAAGAGCCGAGACACAATGATGATATGCTACTTGATATGGAGGAGGAAAACAGGAAGCTCGCCGATCAGCTAAAATGGAAGAAGGAACAGTTCAGTCATCTAGAGGAGGCTCATGGCAAGCTCAGGCAACAGCTTCGAAAATATGAAGAAGATAATAGAGGGCTGGCATTGGCTTTAGATGGTGCAAATGCAACTAATTTGGATCAAGAGCAACAAATTCGTTCTCTCAAACAAGAGATTGAGGGGCTACGGGAGTTTTTATCATCTTCACAGAAGAAGTCGTCTGAAGCTGAGAAGAGAGCGAACGTATCCAAAGAGCTGAGACACAATGATAATGTGCTACTTGAGATGGAGGAGGAAAACAAGAAGCTCACTGATCAACTCAAATGGAAGAAAGAACAGTTCAGTCATTTGGAGGAGGCTTATGGAAAACTCAGGCAACAACATCGAGAGGAGGAGAAAGAATGGGTAAAGGAGAGATGCACGTTGCTAGATGAGATTTCTAAGCTGCAGTTGAATTTAGATTCTCAGCTTAGAATATCAAAAGATCTTGAAAGCCGTTTGTGGATGTGCAATCAGGCTTTAGCTCATGAAGAAAGCAGGAGAAAGCTACTGGAAGTTCAACTTGCCGAGTCTAAAACATCCTTTGATAGTGTCTGTGCAGAGTATGAGGAATCAAAGTCTACAATTGAGAGCTTGACAAGTCAGAGGGACAAAGAAATCGCAAATCTAAGAGACATATTGGGCACAAGGGATACACTTCACAAGGAAATGGAGTACCAATTCAGGAGGCTAGAACAAGAAAATCATGAACTGATGACATCCCTTAAAGAATTCCAGGAAGCGAAAATTCAAGAAGCTGGAGCTTCTTCTTGTTCGTTGTCAAAACTCCGAAACAAGCTCAAAGGCGTGGAGCTGGTGCACAAGGACTGTTTTAGTAATCTCAAAGCCAAAGAAGCTGAATGGGCTTCTAAATTGGAGCAACTTACGTGGGAGCTCAATTGTTGCAAGTCTTCATTACAGAGCAAAGGCACTTTAATAACTGAACTTCAAGAGGAGTTAGAGACATGTGAATTATTGACACTGCAGTTAACGCTACAGAATGAGGAGACTTCGATGATGCTTTTAGTGTTAAAATCTCAGTTTTTGGAGCTCCATCAAAGAGTTGCTGATGATTATGCTTCTATGGAACTGGGAAAGAGAGAAGGAGCTGAGAAtatctccactctaatcaagcAGTTGAATACGAAGAATGAAGCTCTTGTTAGAGTTCAAAAAGATCTTGAAAAGGAGCGTGAAAAGGTAGCACTGCTATCAGAAAAGGTCGAGTCGTTGAACTCTGAAGAACAACAACAGCAGCTTCCTTTACAAAGAGAGGTTGATACACTGAAGAAAATGCTGAAAGAAGCATCGGCTTCTCAACATCATCTAAAGGAGCAGGTATTGCATACAAAGAGTGACTTGAAACAAGTTCGCGATGCCTTGGATAGAGCAAATGAAGAACTAGCTGAAAGTTTCAGTGAAGGAAATGAACTGGAATTTGAATTGCAGGTGTGGAAATCTGTTGCTGAAAAGTTGAAAGCCAACCTGGAAGAAAACCATCAAATGAGGAGACAAGTAGAAGCCTCCCTTCTTGCCCAAGCCGATGTTGAATTTGACCTCAAACTAGAGACAGAAAGCCTTGAACTCAAGCTAGCAGAAAAAGATAGAAGAGTGACTGAACTCCAGCAGCAGCTCTTCGACTTGAACGAGGAACTCACAAGAAGGGAACAGAAAACACTGCTTAATGTTGAGGACAAGACGATCTCTCAGGATCTTCAGAAGGAGGTGGAGTATTTGGAGCAAGAGTGGGTGAGAAAAGAGCTTGAAGGTGCCATTTTAGCACAAGTGGAAGCAGAAACAAAGCATAAGAACGAGAAAGAGAGCCTCCACCAGCTTGTTGAAGAGAAAGACCACAGAATATATGATCTTCAGAAGGAGGTGGAGTATTTGGAGCAAGAGTGGGTGAGAAAAAAAGAGCTTGAAGGTGCCATTTTAGCAAAAGTGGAAGCAGAAACAAAGCATAAGAATGAGAAGGAGAGCCTCCACCAGCTTGTTGAAGAGAAAGACCACAGAATATATGATCTCCAGCAGCTTGTTAACTCACTGGAAATTGAGTTTGAAAGTTCAACTAGCTCATTTTCAGTCAGACTCTCAGAGATGCAAGCAGAGGTTGATATGTTTCATAAAACTTGGGAGAAGATGAGAACGGCTGAGATTCTGAAGGAGATCGAAATACAGATGAGGAACTTGGTGATTGCTGAGTTGGAAAATAATTTGTCCGATTCTGTTGGAGAAAGGACAGAGCTTGAAGCTGAGCTAGAAGCGAAAAGATCAGAGACAGACATGTTGCAGCTTAGACTTGAAAAACAAATAAGAAGTTCAGATATTGTGATCAAGAAACTTCATGGAGAAAAGGCGAAGCTTCTTGACGATGTTAATAAATTGTCATCAGACAAGGACAAGTTGCTTGATACTTTCATGGGACTATTAGAAAGAACTGACCTGATATCTAAGGAAGATATGCAGTTAAGTGTGAGTTTGGAAAGGATGGTACAAAACTGTGACAACAACAGTATGTTGGAAACAGACTTGAAATGGGATAATGAATTTGATCCTGTTAAAGAGAATAAAAGCAGACAGCCCTCAACTCCAACCAAGAGATTAGAAGCTATTATTGATGATAGATCGCCGTTGAGATCTCTCAACAATTAG